A stretch of Gymnodinialimonas phycosphaerae DNA encodes these proteins:
- a CDS encoding rod-binding protein — protein MTTPILSATLRPDGPLPSHDRHAQMREVAEDLEAAFLAEMLKHAGFGEARDHESFGGGIGEEQFSSMLRDEHSRALSAIGGIGLAESIFDSLVRRAEAGQ, from the coding sequence ATGACGACACCGATTCTATCTGCAACGCTCCGGCCCGATGGTCCGCTGCCCTCCCACGACCGCCACGCGCAGATGCGCGAGGTAGCTGAGGACTTGGAAGCCGCGTTTCTGGCGGAGATGTTGAAACATGCAGGTTTTGGCGAGGCGCGCGATCACGAAAGCTTCGGCGGCGGCATAGGGGAGGAACAATTCAGCTCCATGTTGCGTGATGAACATTCCCGCGCGCTTTCGGCGATCGGTGGCATCGGCCTCGCCGAGTCGATCTTCGACTCTCTCGTGCGACGGGCGGAGGCGGGCCAATGA